A region of the Lujinxingia litoralis genome:
GCTGGCACTGAAGGTGCAGAAGGGGGGAGGTCCTGATGTGACATATGACATGGGACGCACCCCTGGCCGGGTCAGGCTCATGAGGAGCGGGCACGGCGCGTCCAGAGAATGTGATGGAGGACCTGATGTTGAATCTGATGTCGAAGCGAATGAGTTTGATGATGTTGGTAGGGGCGCTGGCCTGCGGGATGGTGGCGTGTCCCAGCGAAGAAGATGAGTATCCGAATACCGAGGTGCCCGATGCCGGGGATTCGGATGCGGAGCTGGACGCGGACCCGCTGCCCGATACGGAGCCCGATGGCGGGGGGCAGGTGGAGACCCGGGCGATGCCCCTCTCGCTGAAGGTGCAGGATGAGGCGGGGATGCCGATTGTCGGCGCCAGCGTGATCTATCAGGGGGAAGCGCACCTCACCGACCTGGGCGGCCAGGTGCTGATTGCACCGGCCGAGGGGGCGGCGTCGATGATCGTGCAGATTGAGGCCGAAGGCTACGCGCCCTCCAGTGCCGAGCGCCCCGTGGTGGAAGCGGCCGAGGGGCAGGAGATGAGCGCGCTGGTGCGTCTGCTCAAGCTGGGAGAGGCGCAGACCTTTGATGCCGAGGCCGACGCGCTGCTGGAGGTTCGAGGCGTCAAGATTAGCCTCCCGGCCAACGCCCTGGTCGATGGCGCGGGGAATCCGGTGGCTGGCCAGGCCGAGATGACCTTTGCGGGCATTGAGCCCTCCAGCGATGACCTGCGCTTTATGCCCGGACCGCTGATCGGGGTGCCCGCCGAGGGCGACCCGGTGGATCTTTTGAGCGTCTATATGGCCGACATCAGCTTCTGGAAGAATGGCGAAAAGCTGCAGCTGGCCGAGGGCATCGAGGCCGATCTGGAGTTTCCGATCTCGGAGGCTTTCTCGGGCTATGCGGCCGGGGACACGATCCCCTTCTGGAGCTTTGATCTGGAGCAGGCCCGCTGGATCTATGAGAGCGAGTGCGAGGTTGTTGCCGGCGATGGCCTGATAGCCTCCTGTAAGGCCGGGCACTTCAGCTGGTGGAACGTCGATAAGCCTCTGGAGACGCGTAACTGCGTGGAGGTCACCGTCATCGACGCCGAGTCTGGCGAGCCCATCCCCGGCGCGACCATTGAGGGCGAGGCCCAGAGCTACCTGGGCCGCGTCGCTCCCTTTGGCGCCACCGACGCCCAGGGCAAGACCTGCGTGGACTTTATGCGGGCGGGAACGATCGAGCTCAGCGCGCTGCACTCCTACTACTACCAGGATGCCGACGGACCGCTGACGGTGGTCGGCAACGAGACGGCCGCCAGCTGCCAGTCGGAGGAGGGCGGAGAATGCCTCCAGGTGACTATCGAGATGAGCGATACGCGCAGCTGCCTGAGCGGGACGGTGGTCGATGAGGACGCGGCGCCGGTGGCCGGGGCTCCGGTCTACGGGCTCTATGAGATGATGAACGGCCCGGGCTCGGTGGTCGCTGAGTCGGGCGCCGACGGCAGCTACTGCCTGGAGATCCCGCCGGTGGACGAGGTGGAGCTGCTCTCGGTGCATAATGACGCGGTGGGCCAGGCGGTGGTGAGCCTGGACAGCGACGCCTTTGGCGAGGCGGCCTGCGGCTCCGATGGCTGTGAGGATACTGGCGAGCTGGTGCTGGAGAGCGGACCGACGACGTGTGTGGAGGGCATCTCGAACTCCTACATGGTGGTGAACGATGAGTACATCGCGGTGCCGCGCCCC
Encoded here:
- a CDS encoding MSCRAMM family protein, producing MLNLMSKRMSLMMLVGALACGMVACPSEEDEYPNTEVPDAGDSDAELDADPLPDTEPDGGGQVETRAMPLSLKVQDEAGMPIVGASVIYQGEAHLTDLGGQVLIAPAEGAASMIVQIEAEGYAPSSAERPVVEAAEGQEMSALVRLLKLGEAQTFDAEADALLEVRGVKISLPANALVDGAGNPVAGQAEMTFAGIEPSSDDLRFMPGPLIGVPAEGDPVDLLSVYMADISFWKNGEKLQLAEGIEADLEFPISEAFSGYAAGDTIPFWSFDLEQARWIYESECEVVAGDGLIASCKAGHFSWWNVDKPLETRNCVEVTVIDAESGEPIPGATIEGEAQSYLGRVAPFGATDAQGKTCVDFMRAGTIELSALHSYYYQDADGPLTVVGNETAASCQSEEGGECLQVTIEMSDTRSCLSGTVVDEDAAPVAGAPVYGLYEMMNGPGSVVAESGADGSYCLEIPPVDEVELLSVHNDAVGQAVVSLDSDAFGEAACGSDGCEDTGELVLESGPTTCVEGISNSYMVVNDEYIAVPRPGQPVYVYLGDVDRSCEPGEGPEDRGQILAEGITDANGGFALDLPLMTDVQVTVIIGECHEEWGPECLAFLNEASGSVVFELEGIEASVAAGGCQNLGEFNTPPMCFEE